A region from the Nonlabens sp. YIK11 genome encodes:
- the murI gene encoding glutamate racemase translates to MLSKAPLGFFDSGVGGTSVWKEVVQLLPHENTIYLADSKNAPYGIKSRQEIIDLSIKNTEYLLAQGCKLIAVPCNTATTNAIDYLRANYKVPFIGIEPAIKPAALNSDTKKIGILATKGTLSSQLFKTTQEKFTRDIATIEVTGTGIVELIESGKKDSREMKSLLQAITQPFMTSGIDYLVLGCSHYPYIKTTLQELLPKNVKIIDSGAAVARQTLAVLQEQNLLNTSSDSGQHRLFSNADPTVLEELIQPVENATIASLDF, encoded by the coding sequence ATTTTGAGTAAGGCACCCTTAGGTTTTTTTGATAGCGGCGTTGGCGGCACTTCAGTTTGGAAAGAAGTGGTTCAGCTCTTGCCACATGAGAACACTATCTATCTCGCCGACTCTAAAAATGCGCCCTACGGTATTAAATCCAGGCAAGAGATCATTGATTTGAGCATCAAGAACACAGAGTATCTGCTTGCCCAAGGTTGTAAGTTAATTGCCGTTCCCTGTAACACGGCCACCACAAATGCCATTGATTATTTGAGAGCTAATTACAAGGTTCCCTTCATAGGTATAGAACCGGCCATAAAGCCCGCAGCCCTAAATTCTGATACCAAAAAAATTGGCATTTTAGCTACTAAAGGTACCTTGTCCAGCCAATTGTTTAAAACCACTCAAGAAAAATTCACAAGAGATATTGCCACAATTGAAGTCACAGGTACTGGCATCGTGGAACTTATTGAATCTGGCAAGAAAGACAGTCGTGAGATGAAATCCCTACTGCAGGCAATCACACAGCCATTCATGACTTCAGGCATTGATTATTTGGTTTTGGGGTGTAGTCATTACCCATATATCAAAACCACGTTGCAGGAATTGCTACCTAAAAACGTTAAGATCATAGATTCTGGTGCAGCCGTGGCAAGGCAGACCTTGGCGGTTTTACAAGAGCAGAATCTTCTCAATACAAGTAGTGACTCAGGACAGCATCGGCTCTTTTCAAATGCAGATCCTACGGTTCTGGAAGAGCTTATTCAGCCTGTAGAAAATGCTACAATTGCCTCATTGGATTTTTGA